In the genome of Halostella limicola, one region contains:
- a CDS encoding class I SAM-dependent methyltransferase, with the protein MDEIGRTLDAYEADPDSYVERYRRESVAAEYGDRFFDVLPGDRILDVGCGPGADAAEFAVRGYDVTGFDLTPSFLRAGRERVPNASFARGDMRRLPFGGASFDAVWSCASFLHVPRADAPDTLREFRRVLDDHGVVFLSVKRGDRSGFDADSGRYFERYRVEGLASLIDGAGFDLIDAQSGDGWVQVLARVAPHGSDGQS; encoded by the coding sequence ATGGACGAGATCGGTCGAACGCTCGACGCCTACGAAGCGGATCCCGACTCGTACGTCGAACGGTATCGACGGGAATCGGTGGCCGCGGAGTACGGCGATCGCTTCTTCGACGTCCTTCCCGGGGACCGCATCCTCGACGTCGGGTGCGGTCCCGGCGCGGACGCAGCCGAGTTCGCCGTGCGCGGATACGACGTCACGGGGTTCGACCTGACGCCGTCGTTCCTGCGCGCCGGCCGCGAGCGCGTCCCGAACGCGTCGTTCGCGCGCGGGGACATGCGTCGGTTGCCCTTCGGCGGGGCGTCGTTCGACGCAGTCTGGAGTTGCGCCTCGTTCCTTCACGTCCCGCGCGCGGACGCGCCCGACACACTGCGAGAGTTCCGCCGAGTGCTCGACGACCACGGCGTCGTCTTCCTCTCGGTGAAACGCGGCGACCGGAGCGGCTTCGATGCGGACAGCGGTCGCTACTTCGAACGATACCGCGTCGAGGGACTCGCATCGCTGATCGACGGCGCGGGGTTCGACCTGATCGACGCGCAGTCCGGCGACGGGTGGGTACAGGTGCTCGCTCGCGTCGCTCCCCACGGTTCCGACGGTCAGTCGTAG
- a CDS encoding pyridoxamine 5'-phosphate oxidase family protein — MSDSVPEPAERLLTSEPLMAHFATSVDDRPHVAPVWYVYGDGAVELVTSGRKLRNVRENPRVALSVQKDEGGQTEWTVTLLGTATVVEDEAAFREANRRINRKYGAPENAHAENALVRVDVGTASYRTYD, encoded by the coding sequence GTGTCCGATAGCGTCCCGGAACCGGCGGAGAGGCTGCTCACGAGCGAACCGCTGATGGCCCACTTCGCGACGAGCGTCGACGACCGACCGCACGTCGCCCCGGTGTGGTACGTCTACGGCGACGGCGCGGTCGAGCTGGTCACGTCGGGGCGAAAGCTGCGAAACGTCAGGGAGAACCCCCGCGTCGCGCTCTCGGTCCAGAAGGACGAGGGCGGACAGACGGAGTGGACGGTGACACTCTTGGGGACGGCGACGGTCGTCGAGGACGAGGCGGCGTTCCGGGAAGCGAACCGTCGCATCAACAGGAAGTACGGGGCCCCCGAGAACGCTCACGCCGAGAACGCGCTGGTGCGGGTCGACGTCGGCACCGCTTCGTACAGGACCTACGACTGA